From a single Alkalinema sp. FACHB-956 genomic region:
- a CDS encoding trypsin-like peptidase domain-containing protein, whose translation MKAATIPLLASTLYFFPSPVVAQSSVSGVEVKASSAVVRLGTSCQGSYSYTNFKNERTDYEIPKFWMTGTGFFISSDGYIVTNAHLVAKESCEKELFQRLLKRIHNTGDISSISEAGKEDVRKNSKLEKSLQEERQVILANGDARDYEVKSAGKAFDGDGKETRVGKDVAIIKINGIKDAPTLRIDTSGNVNVGDEITVIGYPGAADISSKSLQEPSITTGKISASKPLSNDSPALQVDVRVGGGNSGSPVLNAAGEVVGVIAFARTDREIGTSFPFAVTSNTIKEFIGPAGATINQESTTDRLFREGLDFYQQGDYETAKLRFEEVTQLFPSHSQAKAWLAKAREKRNDQVIGWRKIAPWLAFGGIAGVLGVLLIGYFLLRRSLLAQVNSNSGSDMGDMSGDSPNDTLVRSPQKTQINRMTNFLRRSTVMSNQPFLTLKNQNGQEKRFYLQKARHRLGRDRAWADLVLPDDGWEVISRQHATLEKVGEDYRIYDEHSANKLMENGQPIPTEGRLLSDGINLVVGFNPQSQVTITYFHPSAHPSPSNAR comes from the coding sequence ATGAAGGCTGCAACAATCCCGTTACTTGCTTCAACTCTATACTTTTTCCCTAGCCCTGTTGTAGCTCAATCTTCTGTGTCAGGTGTTGAGGTGAAAGCTAGTTCTGCAGTTGTAAGGCTGGGAACAAGTTGTCAAGGATCATACTCTTATACAAATTTTAAAAATGAACGAACCGATTACGAGATTCCAAAATTCTGGATGACTGGGACTGGTTTTTTTATTAGTTCTGATGGCTATATTGTGACTAATGCCCATCTCGTTGCCAAAGAAAGCTGTGAGAAAGAGTTATTTCAGAGACTTTTAAAGCGTATTCATAATACGGGTGATATTTCTTCCATCTCTGAAGCCGGAAAGGAAGACGTCAGAAAAAATAGTAAATTAGAAAAAAGCTTGCAAGAGGAAAGGCAAGTGATCCTCGCCAATGGAGATGCCAGAGATTATGAAGTGAAATCGGCAGGAAAAGCCTTTGATGGGGATGGAAAAGAAACTAGAGTTGGTAAAGATGTTGCTATCATCAAGATCAATGGCATTAAAGATGCTCCAACTTTACGGATAGATACTTCTGGAAATGTCAATGTAGGAGATGAAATCACAGTCATTGGCTATCCAGGCGCAGCCGATATCAGTTCCAAGAGTTTACAAGAACCATCCATTACCACTGGAAAAATTTCTGCATCAAAGCCCTTAAGTAATGACTCACCTGCGCTACAAGTAGATGTAAGGGTAGGAGGTGGAAATTCGGGGAGTCCTGTCCTCAATGCCGCAGGTGAAGTAGTTGGTGTAATTGCATTTGCTCGAACAGATCGAGAAATTGGAACATCCTTTCCCTTTGCAGTTACAAGCAATACTATTAAGGAATTTATCGGGCCGGCAGGGGCAACGATTAACCAAGAAAGTACAACCGATCGCCTCTTTCGAGAAGGACTTGATTTTTATCAACAAGGTGATTACGAAACTGCTAAGCTCCGGTTTGAAGAAGTCACTCAACTATTCCCGTCTCACTCCCAGGCAAAAGCATGGTTAGCCAAAGCTAGGGAAAAGCGTAACGATCAAGTGATTGGGTGGCGGAAAATTGCCCCCTGGCTGGCCTTTGGTGGCATTGCAGGCGTACTGGGGGTCTTGTTGATTGGGTACTTCCTATTGCGTCGATCGTTGCTGGCTCAAGTGAATAGCAACAGCGGCAGTGACATGGGGGATATGTCAGGTGATTCCCCTAATGATACCTTGGTGCGTTCTCCCCAAAAGACTCAGATCAATCGCATGACTAACTTCTTACGGCGATCGACCGTCATGAGTAATCAGCCCTTTCTCACATTGAAAAACCAAAATGGGCAAGAGAAACGCTTTTATCTGCAAAAGGCACGGCACCGTCTGGGGCGCGATCGGGCTTGGGCAGATTTAGTGCTACCCGATGATGGATGGGAAGTCATTTCTAGGCAACATGCCACGCTAGAAAAAGTTGGGGAGGATTATCGAATTTATGATGAGCATAGTGCCAATAAATTAATGGAAAATGGTCAGCCCATTCCCACTGAAGGTCGTCTATTGAGTGATGGCATCAACCTTGTGGTGGGCTTTAATCCTCAGTCCCAGGTCACGATTACCTACTTTCATCCCAGTGCCCATCCTTCTCCCTCCAATGCAAGATAG
- a CDS encoding C39 family peptidase — protein MQLRVKQNTVFKQYTTDSSRLAPRDKVEVPAGRMFEVHSWKPVGKFHWKVALINRFLGDPPRNTWYVFAPHVQLVSQRGQTPTMEQPPTPTVRPLWGLPSTKQLNIPHRTQLDNALNPKGACNVTCFAMVMQYFQIPQKTSAMQLEDELYRYMEAKGLSRHEPGDLAEMAAAYGLKNELTLRGSLADIRKAIAEGKPCIIHGYFTSFGHIIVVRGYDRSGFRVNDPFGEWTSRGYHQGPYGNNLHYSNNLIQSKCSPEGSDYIWLHRLSIAK, from the coding sequence ATGCAACTGAGAGTTAAACAAAATACGGTTTTTAAGCAATATACGACGGATTCTTCCCGTCTTGCGCCTAGAGATAAAGTGGAAGTGCCAGCGGGTCGTATGTTTGAAGTCCATTCCTGGAAGCCGGTGGGCAAATTCCATTGGAAAGTGGCTTTAATTAATCGCTTTTTAGGAGATCCGCCGCGCAACACCTGGTATGTTTTTGCGCCCCATGTCCAGTTAGTCAGCCAACGGGGGCAAACTCCGACGATGGAGCAACCCCCTACGCCTACCGTCCGTCCCCTCTGGGGGTTACCCAGCACCAAACAGTTAAATATTCCCCATAGAACGCAGTTGGATAATGCGCTCAACCCAAAGGGCGCTTGCAATGTCACCTGTTTTGCCATGGTGATGCAGTATTTCCAAATTCCACAAAAAACCTCTGCCATGCAATTGGAAGATGAACTGTATCGCTACATGGAAGCAAAAGGTTTGAGCCGCCATGAACCCGGTGATTTGGCGGAAATGGCCGCAGCCTATGGCCTCAAAAATGAGTTAACCCTACGGGGGAGTTTGGCCGATATTCGGAAGGCGATCGCGGAAGGAAAACCCTGCATTATCCATGGCTATTTCACCAGTTTCGGCCACATTATTGTAGTGCGTGGCTACGATCGTTCAGGTTTTCGCGTCAATGATCCCTTCGGCGAATGGACTTCGCGGGGCTATCACCAAGGCCCCTATGGCAATAATTTGCACTATTCCAACAATTTAATCCAAAGCAAATGCTCTCCGGAAGGTTCCGATTACATCTGGCTCCACCGTTTATCGATCGCGAAGTAA
- a CDS encoding SPFH domain-containing protein, whose amino-acid sequence MGLFDKIRAEFIDIIEWLDNTNDTIAYRFERFQNEIKMGAKLIVRPGQKAVFVNEGQVADAFEPGTYELTTRNLPILSTLQGWKYGFNSPFKAEVYFFSTRIFTNLKWGTANPILVRDAELGPVRLRAFGSYNIRVADPTQLLQELVSTDGLFQVEEISDQIRNMIMTSFAHSVGGSQIPLLDLASRYGELGDRIRQTMLEEVQRFGLDLTQLLIENISLPPEVEEALDKRASMGILGNMQQYAQFQAANAIEASANNPNGGGTPALDFGVGIAMGQQLMGAFAQQNLQTIQTMQNPQMPAPQPAQQQPIAPPPPPMPAVQWFISRGGQNFGPFSPEQLLQNGLTAETYAWRSGMANWQRAQDIPELTMILNSAPPPPPAL is encoded by the coding sequence GTGGGACTTTTTGATAAGATTCGGGCTGAGTTTATCGATATTATCGAGTGGTTGGACAATACCAACGACACGATCGCCTATCGATTTGAGCGCTTCCAAAACGAAATCAAAATGGGCGCAAAGCTGATTGTGCGCCCCGGCCAAAAAGCAGTCTTCGTCAACGAAGGCCAAGTCGCCGATGCCTTTGAACCCGGAACCTACGAACTCACCACCCGCAACCTCCCCATCCTCAGCACCCTGCAAGGCTGGAAGTATGGCTTCAATTCTCCCTTCAAAGCCGAAGTCTACTTCTTTAGTACCCGCATCTTTACCAACCTAAAATGGGGCACCGCTAATCCCATTCTTGTGCGCGATGCAGAACTCGGCCCCGTGCGGCTGCGAGCCTTTGGGTCGTATAACATTCGCGTTGCCGATCCCACCCAACTGCTGCAAGAACTGGTCAGCACCGACGGCCTCTTCCAAGTCGAAGAAATCAGCGATCAAATTCGCAACATGATCATGACTTCCTTTGCCCATTCCGTTGGCGGGAGTCAAATTCCCCTGCTCGATCTGGCCTCCCGCTACGGTGAACTGGGCGATCGAATTCGTCAAACGATGTTGGAGGAAGTACAGCGCTTCGGCCTGGATTTAACGCAATTACTGATTGAAAATATTTCCCTGCCGCCGGAAGTGGAAGAAGCCCTCGACAAACGGGCGTCCATGGGCATTCTGGGCAATATGCAACAGTACGCCCAATTCCAAGCCGCCAACGCGATCGAAGCTTCTGCCAACAATCCCAACGGTGGTGGCACCCCCGCCCTCGATTTTGGTGTGGGCATTGCCATGGGGCAGCAACTCATGGGAGCCTTCGCCCAGCAAAACCTGCAAACCATACAGACCATGCAAAATCCCCAAATGCCCGCCCCCCAACCGGCTCAACAGCAGCCTATTGCCCCACCCCCGCCCCCCATGCCCGCTGTCCAGTGGTTCATTTCCCGAGGTGGGCAAAACTTTGGCCCCTTTAGCCCAGAACAATTACTGCAAAATGGTCTCACTGCTGAGACCTATGCATGGCGATCGGGGATGGCGAACTGGCAACGAGCCCAGGATATTCCTGAACTGACCATGATTCTGAATAGTGCACCGCCCCCTCCCCCAGCCCTGTAA
- a CDS encoding CBS domain-containing protein, whose amino-acid sequence MTAFDDSLFPSLEDAIDHQPLMVAPQTSLSEVVSLMNQTRGRKLLEAMSRSTGKMSGARSSCVLVMKDQQLLGILTERDIVKLTAKGLDFEQTMAEEVMIHPVITLSEAAFQDIFAALFLFRRYRIRHLVITANDSPSNHNTVVGVVSSESIRQVLRPTHLLKLRRVADVMTTDVVHAPPETSVLELAQQMATHRVSCVVITETDSWQEKLKVIRPIGIVTERDIVQFQAFGQALSMVTAAKIMSSPLFLLNPDDSLWTAHQEMQRRRVRRLVVSWDWGAKLGIVTQTSLLKIFDPVEIYGVVETLQQTAIELTLEKARQPTTIPPTDPSLPIPPHVAPIPDVVTASENVTASENVAAHEPDLALLPDLALSQMESGPFLSNALDTASCHTVPFRPIETPNLGELLLDLQRQLEELHQASNLSPEERQRRLAVMIAEVHRMRSFLNHAPLDATARSISS is encoded by the coding sequence ATGACAGCGTTTGATGACTCCCTTTTTCCCTCCTTGGAGGATGCGATCGATCATCAGCCCCTGATGGTTGCGCCTCAAACGTCATTGTCTGAGGTGGTTAGCTTAATGAATCAAACACGGGGTCGTAAACTGCTGGAAGCAATGAGTCGCAGTACGGGCAAAATGTCTGGGGCGCGATCGAGTTGTGTTTTGGTCATGAAAGACCAGCAACTCCTCGGCATTCTGACGGAGCGGGATATCGTTAAGCTCACGGCTAAGGGACTGGACTTCGAGCAAACTATGGCTGAAGAAGTGATGATTCATCCGGTCATCACTCTTTCTGAGGCTGCTTTTCAAGATATTTTTGCAGCGCTTTTTTTATTTCGACGCTATCGAATTCGACATTTAGTCATTACTGCGAACGATTCCCCAAGCAATCACAATACTGTGGTGGGAGTGGTTTCCTCAGAAAGTATTCGCCAGGTACTGCGGCCCACCCATCTGCTGAAGTTGCGGCGGGTGGCGGATGTGATGACAACGGATGTGGTTCATGCTCCTCCGGAAACATCGGTTTTAGAGTTAGCTCAACAAATGGCAACTCATCGCGTCAGTTGCGTCGTGATTACGGAAACAGATAGCTGGCAGGAAAAGCTGAAGGTGATTCGCCCGATCGGGATTGTCACAGAACGAGATATTGTGCAGTTTCAAGCCTTTGGACAAGCGTTATCGATGGTCACTGCGGCGAAAATTATGAGTAGCCCGCTTTTTCTACTGAATCCCGATGACTCCCTGTGGACGGCCCACCAGGAAATGCAACGAAGACGGGTACGGCGCTTGGTGGTTTCCTGGGATTGGGGTGCAAAGTTAGGCATCGTCACCCAAACTAGTCTGCTAAAAATTTTCGATCCAGTCGAAATTTATGGCGTTGTCGAAACCCTTCAACAAACCGCCATTGAACTGACCCTGGAAAAAGCTCGCCAACCCACAACAATCCCACCGACTGATCCATCTCTACCGATTCCTCCCCATGTCGCCCCAATACCAGACGTGGTTACAGCCTCAGAGAATGTTACAGCCTCAGAGAATGTTGCAGCCCACGAACCGGATTTAGCTTTACTCCCCGATTTAGCACTGTCACAAATGGAATCGGGCCCTTTCTTATCCAATGCCCTGGATACTGCATCTTGTCATACGGTTCCGTTTCGACCGATCGAAACTCCAAATTTGGGTGAATTGCTCCTTGATTTGCAGCGACAGTTAGAAGAGTTACATCAAGCAAGCAATCTGTCCCCCGAGGAACGGCAACGACGCTTAGCTGTGATGATCGCAGAAGTCCATCGTATGCGCAGTTTTCTCAACCATGCGCCCCTCGATGCCACTGCGCGATCGATCAGCTCGTAG
- a CDS encoding peptidase codes for MLIRAFRRYHRVLALITCIPFFLTTITGMAYPILSDWLGTKRFLWLLMRIHTGELFGIQAIYPVLNGLGSLGLLVTGLSMMGVFRRSKSSTPAQ; via the coding sequence ATGTTGATTCGAGCTTTTCGTCGATACCATCGTGTACTTGCCCTGATTACTTGTATTCCTTTTTTTCTGACCACCATTACGGGCATGGCCTATCCCATTCTGTCAGATTGGCTGGGCACCAAGCGATTTCTCTGGTTACTGATGCGTATTCACACAGGAGAATTGTTTGGGATTCAAGCCATTTATCCGGTTCTCAATGGATTGGGGAGTTTGGGGCTATTAGTGACTGGACTGTCCATGATGGGTGTGTTTCGGCGATCGAAATCCTCCACCCCGGCACAATAG
- a CDS encoding M20 family metallopeptidase, producing MQTQDLPTPICDRIHTITQKLAPRLIEIRRHLHSHPELSGQEYQTAVYVAGVLSSAGLHVQEGVGRVGLLGTLKGTGQDDRLLAIRADMDALPIQERAAIDFTSRTPGVMHACGHDIHTTVGLGTAMVLAELGGLPGTVRFLFQSAEEIAQGAEWMVQDGAMESVSHILSLHVFPSIVAGKIGIRYGSLTAAADDLEITILGESGHGARPHEAIDAIWIAAQVIASLQQAISRTQNPLRPVVLTIGQIQGGRAPNVIADQVKLTGTVRSLHPETHASLPTWIEQIVANVCSAYGGKYHLNYRRGVPSVQNDHDLTQLLESATIEAWGRDALQIIHEPSLGAEDFAVYLRHAPGSMFRLGVGFSDRVNHPLHHPEFEADETSIVTGVVTMATAAYRYWTMELCN from the coding sequence ATGCAAACTCAAGACCTGCCGACTCCTATTTGCGATCGTATTCATACTATTACCCAAAAGCTTGCCCCTCGGTTGATTGAAATTCGGCGGCACCTCCACAGCCACCCAGAACTGAGCGGACAAGAATATCAAACCGCTGTCTATGTGGCTGGGGTATTGTCATCGGCGGGATTGCATGTCCAGGAAGGCGTGGGACGGGTGGGCTTGTTAGGCACCCTCAAGGGCACTGGGCAGGATGACCGACTGCTGGCTATTCGCGCAGATATGGATGCCTTGCCGATTCAGGAACGGGCCGCGATCGACTTCACTTCCCGAACGCCGGGGGTGATGCATGCCTGTGGTCACGATATTCATACGACCGTGGGGTTGGGAACGGCGATGGTCTTGGCCGAACTGGGGGGGCTGCCGGGAACGGTACGATTTCTGTTCCAATCCGCCGAGGAAATTGCCCAAGGGGCCGAATGGATGGTGCAGGATGGGGCCATGGAGTCGGTGAGTCATATTCTCTCGCTGCACGTCTTTCCGTCGATCGTTGCGGGCAAGATTGGCATCCGTTATGGGTCGCTGACCGCCGCCGCCGATGATTTGGAAATTACCATCCTAGGGGAATCAGGCCATGGAGCCCGCCCCCACGAAGCGATCGATGCGATTTGGATTGCCGCCCAGGTGATCGCCTCCCTGCAACAGGCCATCAGCCGAACCCAAAATCCCCTCCGCCCCGTCGTCCTCACGATCGGCCAAATCCAAGGCGGTCGAGCCCCCAATGTCATCGCCGACCAGGTCAAACTGACGGGCACGGTACGATCGCTGCACCCCGAGACCCATGCGTCATTGCCGACGTGGATTGAGCAAATTGTGGCCAATGTCTGTTCTGCCTACGGTGGAAAATATCATCTCAACTACCGTCGGGGCGTGCCGTCGGTACAAAATGACCATGACCTAACGCAATTACTCGAATCCGCCACGATCGAAGCTTGGGGCCGGGATGCATTGCAGATCATTCATGAACCCTCCCTAGGGGCGGAAGATTTTGCCGTTTATCTGCGCCATGCCCCAGGCAGTATGTTTCGCTTGGGGGTGGGCTTCAGCGATCGGGTCAACCATCCCCTGCATCATCCCGAGTTTGAAGCCGATGAGACATCCATTGTGACCGGGGTCGTTACAATGGCTACGGCAGCCTATCGCTACTGGACTATGGAATTATGCAACTGA
- a CDS encoding toll/interleukin-1 receptor domain-containing protein codes for MSPSSRYRVKLFIAYSHQDENWKNELTTHLAALERQGIIAPWHDQCISPGEARQEAIDHNLRTAQIILLLISPDFIASDRLWQRELQQAMVQHTAGLARVIPVILRPTLWSDTPFGHLAPLPQNGKPILSWADRDEAFLQVAEGIQQNINRLLLPSTPSTPPRPPTQSPTPHPTPSSEVSSITLWKTSSQIALPCLAIIVLWTIVGWLSQAQDADISGWMPILLLGGTIGGLGSRLLIVWAERQLGRTILWDAVILRCMIWAIGGLLGWGLLGKLMGYPFFRSGHGISLGIIVGVSIGIWLILQNGSSGNGRNAYRHHLPNSTNNTTKVNRR; via the coding sequence ATGAGTCCTTCTAGTCGCTACCGAGTCAAGCTATTCATTGCCTACTCTCATCAAGATGAGAATTGGAAAAATGAGTTGACTACGCACCTTGCGGCCTTAGAACGACAGGGGATCATAGCGCCTTGGCATGATCAGTGTATTAGTCCAGGGGAAGCACGACAGGAAGCCATTGATCACAATCTTCGAACCGCGCAAATTATTTTATTGTTAATTAGTCCTGACTTTATTGCCTCCGATCGGCTTTGGCAGCGCGAACTTCAACAGGCCATGGTGCAGCATACCGCTGGTCTTGCGCGGGTGATCCCCGTCATTCTGCGTCCCACCCTTTGGAGTGATACCCCCTTTGGACACCTAGCTCCCTTACCCCAAAACGGTAAACCGATTCTTAGTTGGGCCGATCGTGATGAAGCCTTCCTCCAGGTTGCGGAAGGAATCCAGCAAAATATTAATCGTTTACTACTGCCTTCTACACCTTCTACACCACCTCGTCCTCCCACACAGTCACCGACCCCTCATCCAACGCCCAGTAGCGAAGTAAGCTCGATAACTCTCTGGAAAACGAGTTCTCAAATTGCCCTGCCTTGCCTTGCAATTATTGTATTGTGGACGATCGTCGGATGGCTCAGTCAGGCACAGGATGCAGATATCAGTGGCTGGATGCCTATTCTCCTACTGGGAGGCACGATCGGGGGGTTGGGGAGTCGGTTATTAATCGTCTGGGCCGAACGACAATTGGGGCGAACCATTCTGTGGGATGCCGTGATTCTGCGTTGTATGATTTGGGCAATTGGTGGGTTATTGGGTTGGGGCCTGTTGGGAAAACTGATGGGCTACCCGTTCTTTCGGTCTGGCCATGGGATTTCTCTAGGAATCATTGTAGGAGTCAGCATTGGAATTTGGTTAATCCTTCAGAATGGAAGCAGTGGAAATGGCAGAAACGCCTATCGTCATCATCTTCCAAACAGCACAAACAACACAACAAAAGTAAACCGAAGATAA
- a CDS encoding serine/threonine-protein kinase: MQSPGLIGKVLRGRYKVVSALARGGFGETYVVEDTDLPGHPRCVLKHLAPASRDTFFLDHARRLFQSEAETLMRLGKHNQIPQLMAYFEENKEFYLVQELVEGHPLSDEMKPGDRWAEQDVQYLLADVLNVLQFIHREGVIHRDIKPDNLIRRHQDNKLVLVDFGTVKEIRQPGFTRRTSSGGSALTVGVGTPGYMPNEQSNGRPRPNSDIYALGIIGIQAVTGLYPDQFQEDSATGEIIWKPWANTSDKFAEILTQMVRYYFRDRYQSVEEVLQDLENLPGAISQDSSSSPEPLPPQLTVISAQDSNSEPLVNPPNETLVSLPPTDDHANPPAAIESIEQADSTSNAAASASASQIDRPPMPTWVDPQPIPQAASSQSSQSTSANSNLNSPQSTSPIPTWVDTPSSPTPPHPSSSSRPQETPSRVRLNVSPQVLWLGLGGAAVGLLVVSAIGLNQLWQSSSTTPTQSPQTTQLPSTSPSGPANTTAQDQITLDKALATSKDEKSDSLEQAMKIIQDIPASSDLYAKAQEQKLKWQAQVLDDYINKVIPEKHPKKSNLINTAKPIVTQVSDKKVIITCEVNTDDPVQRETLLRVYALGFMEILRGNPVESFPPKYAEFQELVIRMKAGEMRALLDAKSWDQSVRDPTYEPNAVLAKVKIEEQ; encoded by the coding sequence ATGCAATCTCCCGGACTAATCGGTAAAGTACTCAGAGGCCGCTACAAAGTGGTTTCCGCCTTGGCACGGGGCGGCTTCGGAGAAACCTATGTGGTTGAGGATACCGATTTACCGGGCCATCCTCGCTGTGTTTTGAAGCACTTAGCACCGGCCAGTCGGGATACCTTCTTTTTAGATCATGCAAGGCGATTATTTCAGTCTGAGGCCGAAACCTTAATGCGGCTCGGCAAACATAATCAAATTCCGCAATTAATGGCCTATTTTGAAGAAAATAAGGAGTTCTATCTCGTCCAAGAATTAGTGGAAGGCCATCCCCTGAGTGATGAAATGAAACCGGGCGATCGCTGGGCTGAACAGGATGTGCAGTACTTGTTAGCAGATGTGTTGAATGTGCTCCAATTTATTCACCGTGAAGGCGTGATTCACCGTGATATTAAACCAGATAACTTGATTCGTCGGCATCAAGATAACAAGCTAGTTCTGGTGGACTTTGGGACGGTCAAAGAAATTCGGCAACCAGGCTTTACTCGGCGAACCAGCAGTGGAGGTTCAGCACTGACGGTGGGGGTGGGAACTCCAGGCTACATGCCGAACGAACAATCCAATGGGAGACCCCGCCCTAATAGTGACATCTATGCATTGGGAATCATTGGGATTCAAGCAGTGACAGGATTGTATCCCGACCAATTTCAGGAAGATTCGGCAACGGGCGAAATTATCTGGAAACCTTGGGCCAATACTAGTGACAAGTTTGCAGAGATCTTGACCCAAATGGTGCGGTACTATTTTCGCGATCGCTATCAATCCGTTGAGGAGGTTTTGCAGGATCTAGAAAATTTACCAGGTGCAATTTCCCAGGATTCTAGTTCCAGCCCAGAACCGCTGCCACCGCAGCTGACTGTTATTAGTGCTCAAGACTCCAATTCTGAACCGTTGGTGAATCCGCCGAATGAAACGCTGGTTTCCTTGCCACCGACTGATGACCACGCTAATCCTCCGGCGGCCATTGAGTCGATCGAACAAGCTGATTCCACGAGTAATGCTGCTGCAAGCGCGAGTGCTTCCCAGATCGATCGTCCACCGATGCCAACTTGGGTTGATCCCCAACCAATTCCACAGGCCGCTTCATCGCAATCATCGCAATCTACCTCTGCGAATTCTAACTTGAACTCGCCTCAGTCAACCTCGCCCATTCCAACCTGGGTAGATACCCCATCATCCCCCACTCCGCCGCACCCATCATCGAGTTCTCGCCCCCAGGAAACTCCAAGTCGGGTTCGTTTGAACGTCTCGCCTCAAGTCCTTTGGTTAGGCTTAGGGGGCGCAGCGGTGGGGTTATTAGTTGTTAGCGCGATCGGGCTAAATCAACTCTGGCAATCATCATCTACAACTCCAACACAATCGCCACAGACTACACAATTACCATCAACTTCACCTAGTGGTCCTGCCAATACAACAGCTCAAGACCAGATTACCCTAGACAAAGCTTTGGCTACTTCCAAAGACGAAAAAAGTGATAGTTTAGAACAAGCGATGAAAATCATCCAGGATATCCCAGCAAGTTCTGATTTATATGCAAAAGCCCAGGAACAAAAACTGAAATGGCAAGCTCAAGTTTTGGACGATTACATCAACAAAGTGATTCCAGAAAAACATCCTAAGAAATCCAACTTGATTAATACTGCAAAACCTATAGTTACTCAAGTAAGTGATAAAAAAGTAATCATTACTTGTGAAGTGAACACGGATGATCCAGTGCAGAGAGAAACCTTGTTGCGTGTTTATGCACTAGGCTTTATGGAGATTCTTAGAGGGAACCCCGTTGAGTCTTTTCCACCTAAATATGCGGAGTTTCAGGAACTAGTTATTCGGATGAAGGCAGGTGAAATGAGAGCTTTGTTAGATGCTAAGTCGTGGGATCAGTCCGTTCGAGATCCTACCTATGAGCCTAATGCAGTTTTGGCCAAGGTTAAGATTGAAGAACAATAA
- the aroF gene encoding 3-deoxy-7-phosphoheptulonate synthase has translation MKDAKLVSKQSAGHKSTVRLNDRVTIGDREIIIVGGPCTVESHEQMDAVATQLQSSIQALRGGVYKPRTSPYAFQGMGVNGLDILSTVSQRHDLPIVTEVMAIHQIEEIAAQAHMLQVGSRNMQNFDLLKALGEVDKPVLLKRGLAATIEEFVMAAEYIVSHGNPNVVLCERGIRSFDNYTRNVLDLGAVAALRQITHLPIMVDPSHAAGKSELIADLSRAAIACGADGLIIECHPEPEKSVSDARQALSLAEMAALVTSLKPIAQAVGRDLCPPMAPAQPSSSPRHPAAEKPSEKQLVAA, from the coding sequence GTGAAAGACGCAAAACTAGTTTCTAAACAGAGTGCTGGCCATAAATCTACCGTGCGCCTCAACGATCGCGTAACCATTGGCGATCGTGAGATCATCATTGTTGGCGGCCCGTGCACCGTGGAAAGCCATGAACAAATGGACGCCGTTGCCACCCAGTTACAATCATCCATTCAAGCCTTACGAGGGGGAGTCTACAAGCCACGGACTTCCCCTTACGCATTTCAGGGCATGGGCGTGAATGGGTTAGATATTTTATCCACAGTCAGTCAACGGCATGATTTGCCGATCGTGACTGAAGTGATGGCCATTCATCAAATTGAAGAAATTGCTGCCCAAGCCCACATGTTGCAAGTCGGGAGCCGCAATATGCAAAACTTCGATTTGTTAAAAGCATTAGGGGAAGTGGATAAACCGGTGTTGCTGAAACGGGGCTTGGCAGCAACGATCGAAGAATTCGTGATGGCTGCGGAATACATTGTCAGTCATGGTAATCCCAACGTGGTGTTATGCGAACGGGGTATCCGTAGTTTCGATAATTACACACGGAATGTTTTGGACTTAGGGGCAGTGGCCGCCCTACGCCAAATTACCCATCTCCCGATTATGGTTGATCCGAGTCATGCTGCTGGCAAGTCGGAACTGATTGCCGATCTATCCCGAGCCGCGATCGCCTGTGGAGCCGACGGGTTGATTATTGAATGCCATCCTGAGCCTGAGAAATCGGTTTCGGACGCACGACAAGCCCTGTCGCTGGCTGAAATGGCTGCATTAGTCACAAGCTTGAAGCCGATCGCCCAGGCCGTGGGTCGGGACTTGTGTCCTCCGATGGCCCCTGCACAGCCCTCCTCCTCCCCCCGCCATCCAGCTGCGGAGAAGCCATCGGAGAAACAATTGGTTGCTGCTTAG